The following is a genomic window from Xenopus laevis strain J_2021 chromosome 2L, Xenopus_laevis_v10.1, whole genome shotgun sequence.
attttttgttccaCAGCAGGTTGtaagttttacattttaaattgccTCTGTAGGTGACACAATACATTGAAgttatggggtctgttatccagaaaaattgtattttccaacTTAAACAATTCCTAGTTCTTGACTAATTCGAATTTTCCTTGGACATCATGGATTgcaaaacatttggattttttctttattttatgtttacaggacaaggaaagtctaatacACTTGTGCCTCAGTTACACTCTctatacttttaaatatttattgtactACACATGTGCAAGTCCAAGGGGCTGATTTTTTAACATAtcaatcatatttttttcataattcaaacttttaaatctAAAATTCTTGCATGTGAAGAatgcaaaaccacaaaaaactctaagaggtccatttattaaaattcaaatttgtatagTTTTAGATGTTTTGAAACCaagaataaactaattttctataaaaccatgaataccatgaaagttaataaaagatccaaatataaaaaggatGAATGAAAAAACGCTGAAGGATCTGCAAAAAGAATATGGGTTTTCGGGCAATTACTAgcaaaagaaatctgaaaacctctaaaagttcaaatgtattaaaaatggcaAATAGATCAGCGCAGTTGCCATTGACAactataggacctcaactgcttttacttgccgaagtttcgtattacagtttttcatggtgttaacattttataattctcaaatttttagagttttagagatttAAAATAACCACGagtttgtagagaaaaaaatttgatttgtgaataaaatacaaattagaaTGTTGGTAAATAGTGCCCTAATGCAAAAGTACTCCATCTGAAAGCTATTTTGTTTTCTGTCATTCTGTGTTTTTACCATTAAAATGATAGTTGCTGTCTAACTATCCAAGAAAGAAGGATAGTTAAGGGGCCTAATATCCTAGTTGGACAAAGTGCAAACATTGGCACAATTCATTATTTCTCTTACAAtggaagattttaaaaaataattcatataacTTTTCCACACAGTCATATTTTGCACCCACCACTGGCGCAAGCCATGGTAGAATACAGACACAACACGTGAATGCTTTTAAATAATGTGGAACTCCTGATCTGTACTGCTTTGTGTTATTTAAAAAAGGCCCAGGGTGATCACTATTGGGCCTGCATGGAAAcagttattatatatacattgatATTATagaaattaatcttttttttatttttggatataTACATAAGAATGTATGGCAATACTATCACATATTCCCTGTGCTAATTACAGGGTAATGCAACCCACTCAGTTATCTTGCACCATGAAGGCTTCTTCTGGAGATGTTGGTTTAATCATGCTGAAGAAGAAAACTCAAACACCATGGAGACTTTCTGGTTCagtaagtcatttttttttgcttttgaattgTTAGTTCTCTTTGCTCTTGCCACTCAGTGAAGTTTATCATACAAGTGCACAGGGAAATATATAATCCAATGCAGATGGTCTGTGATGCCATGGGTTGTGTCATACAATTTCCAATTTTACAAATTATACAATTTcgggcttatttatcaagctttggttaaaaaaaaaaacacaaacactgcAGGGAAGCACAACATAATGATATAGTGTGGCATATAAACACATTTTGGAGTAACACCTATGTATCCATACTACCAAATGTACACCAAACCCCACCACACCTCCATGAAGCAGGccgtgaaaaaaataaatttcttaaaaggtaaaaaaagtgAGTCTACCTACTCACCAGACTGTCCAGAAGTAATTGGCAAACAAAATACAGGAGTGAGTGAAAATTATTCTTCCGGAATTGTTAGCTTGGCATAAAACACAACGGAAAGAAATTGTATGTAGTGCAAtatgttgttttgttttgttgtttgttgtTAAACTTGCCCTTTTTGTTTGCTTGCACAACATTTGAAGcgctgataatatattttttttaccttgtggtATGAATACACCACTCAGCACACTGCAGTTTTTTTGCCCAAAGTAATGTACATGTGACATACATATCGTCACCCAAACCATGCAGCTCTTGCATGTAAGCAGATCCAGAAATCAAAAAATGTTCTCTCTGTGAAATCCCTCTTGCTTTACTCATGACTTTACTAGCAAAGATCACTATGTTGTAAAGAAAAGGTATCATTGTACTATCATTAAAGATGACGACTGCTAAACTTCCAGATTTCCAATTTATAgatttaatatttgctttatacTGCTTTTTATACACCATTTTTCCTGTATAAAtcattatacacatttttaaagctaggccactaaatacagtatatggacaaGGACACCTCAAGTATTGTAGAGTAGTTAACATTCTGAACAAGCTATGCTATGTTGTTCTGAGGAGTGTAAAATTTAAGGCCTGTTTTTCTGAATTATCCAATGCCATTTTCTCTTCATTTACGTGTGCCCCAAAAACtgttagatatttattatgtaagcTATGCAAACCATTTTAGCAGGTTGGGATTATTTACATATAGTATGCACAATGCATAGTTTTGCACCACATAGCCCTTCTTTGCCTTTTGCCAGCTACTTACTAAAACTGTGCTCAACATGGGCAGAGGTTTCATAAAAACTACACAGTGTGCTTTTCTTCTCAGGGACCTTTCTAAGCACCATCTGACACTGTCCACAAAGCAGATATATCTAAAGAAGTAGGCAAGCTTTGATTCACCTCCTCTGTAGCATACTTTCTTTCCTATCCCTTCTATACATATGGCATGGAGTCGGAGCCAGAGATCTGATGTTTCACCTGCCTTTTGAAATGTTCTGACAACAAGCCCAAGTTTAGTAGAAAAAAATGATTGGCAATTTGCTTAGAGGCTAACAAGGTAGTGATagactttcaaaaataaaatagtgcATACATGCTTCGTATGAACAACAGTCTGCAGTTTTGAATTGTTAAGGGCAGATGTTTTCATACCTATGCACCACTTTCTACTTGCACATTCAGTTACTACTGCCAGTAAAGTCATGGCAGATGGTGCTGGCTCTGATGTAGACAGACTTTTTGAAATGTGAACATTATATTTGTGGCACCTGGTGTACTAGTATAAAGCAGGAAGCTGGGAGTATAGGAAATGGTTTGAGGGAAAATGCTAAATCTTTGTAAATCAGATGGCATTTTCCAGCTGAACTAGAGGGATGTAGGCTTGacaggtaaaaaaacaaacatttttaaatttgccaAGAGAACAGTCTGTTCTTTGCCCTAATTTGATCAAATTGAAATTATATTAATTCAGATTAGAATCAGAATGAGTAAGAATGACAAGGAGTATACATAATATATGTTCCATAAtgtattgacatttttttttacctctgttATTCTTTAAGCTAACCAAGCACCAACTAAGAACTGCACCCATGCATACCTCTCCCCATTTCCACAGAACAGGGACAACAGTAACTCAACCTCCTATCATTCTGCGCTTGGTATGTATAATTTGGCAGCTGTGTGCTAATTTGTTAGAATTCTTGTGTACCATATATgtgcctcatatatatatatatatatatatatatatatatatatatatatatatatatatatatatatatatatatatatatatatatatatatatatatactaaaaattaaacaatatttatattgtCAGTGAGGCTTAAATTTAATTAACAATGCATAGGGTTGTACAGAAGTCTTCTTTTTTTACATCAAGACGATTTTGCACAATGACATATTTATCAGTAAATAGGCTCCATGGACTTTGCACAATAGAGTATGTTTAAATTAATGGAAACACAATACACACTTGTCTTAATCAACTGtacctatattattatattatatgtaactATATTATTCTTGTTTAACCGTCGTGTAtacaagtttataaatgagtgaTATTTGTTCTTTATGTGATACAGTTCAACAGAATAGTCTTAAATATAAAGCAGGCTGATAACCCATATATTATATCAACACACAAATTATAGTTTACGCTCTGGTTTTGTCTTTATATTTCAGTATACCGTGGCTTCTGGAACATATTCATGCTTCTTGGTGTAGTAACAGCTGTAGCAGGGGGATTCCTTATTATCTGTGCTGCTCCCTTCACAAACCATAGGCTTTATAAAGCAGGAGGGGGCCTATTCCTAACATCAGGTAGgtcattatattaatatttaagtgTTTTAGTGAAACtattacattgtatatttttcagtaaatagaaaatatctttatttatggAAGTTAAAATCACTAGAGGACCCTTCATGAGGCAAACTGATAACAACAAAgccatgggggtatatttatcaaaaatttatgTTAGAGATCCcaacagtcctctagagtgaaatttcaccactctccattcattgctatgggattttgaaaggtgtatatatcgaaggatgaactttcactttcacccattgataaatacttttttaaaaatccaataaaaattaatggagaatgcagaatttcactctatagGGTGTGGTGATGTCTAACTTCACtttatgataaatataccccataaactgtgaattaaaaacaaaatatattttaaggtgAAGCACCCATTAAAGGGGTGTGACACAAAGGTTTGGATTTGATGTGGGCAGTATTGTAAGTTTTGGGTTTTGgctgaaacccaaattatttacTGTATCTGGTGCATCTGGAAAACTCATTCTCTGCTAATATATGTATCCTGCTTATtttgtcatttgtttttaaatggtgcAAAAGGATAATTTTCTTGGTGTGACGTAGATTCATGTTTTTACTGCTTTATAACCaaatatttatattgctatatttttgtTAGCATTTTACTACAAAAACAATTTCAATGGCAATAACAAAAGGTTAATAAAtactcaaaatatatataatttttcattatATAGTATGCCCAGGCCCGGacatgtggaaaggccacctaggcctgggcctagggtggcaggattttaggggggcggcattctgaacaaccacacccacattggttaaaaaaactcTGGGGatacgcaggagatacaatcattttttaaatttcctgtgcgccaatacccattgctccagtccagatgatgaaaatttgcatgaaaaaggggaggggacagaggcGACGAACGGCAGTTGGCCTAGGGGCTCCAGCTATGTACATCCGGCCCTGAGTATGCCAGTGTTTATATTCAAATGTCTGaagatttaacttttagtaagacattttttctggttgtttgGAATAGTAATAAAGACAAGGACAAGAGCATTACTGGGCCTAAATTCTCTTCTGTCAGCAAACAATCCTAAAACAGGAGCAGCATTCTTGTTCA
Proteins encoded in this region:
- the LOC108708412 gene encoding transmembrane protein 182 isoform X2, with the protein product METFWFTNQAPTKNCTHAYLSPFPQNRDNSNSTSYHSALVYRGFWNIFMLLGVVTAVAGGFLIICAAPFTNHRLYKAGGGLFLTSGILFGLVVVMHVFWVQSISDIKGYMDTRQQDCSQFTVFVRYGWSFMLAPIGIFFALFAGMLFLLVGHTIQVHTN